In the Deltaproteobacteria bacterium genome, GGCCCCTCCGGAGGGAACCTCGCGGACGTGAAGTCGTTCGGGAAGGCGTTCGCCTCCCGGGACGTCGTCGCCGCGGACATGATCGCGGCCGAAAGGATCTTCCGCCTGGAGCCCCGGGATGTCGCCCATCTCCGGAAGGCGCTGGAGTCGGGTCTCGGGATTTCTTCGAACGCGCAGATCCGCCTCGTGGAGGGGTAAGCGAGTCCGCCGGTTGAAATCACGCCCCGCCTTATGGTGTAATCTCATGTTTTCAGACGATCGAAAGGAGAACCGAACGTGAATCGACTGCAGAGAAAGTTCCTGATCCTTCTCCTCGCGGCGGGAATCGCCGGGGGGATGTTCGTCGCGGGGTGCTCGAGCAAGGATGTGCGACAGGAGGCGGTCGCCACGGTGAACGGCGAGGCGATCAAGGGGACCGAACTTCGCGAGTTCCTCGGCGTTCCGGCCGGCATGTTCGCGGTGGTGGACGTCCCGGTGGAGAAGAAGAAGGAAGCCCTCGACCAGCTGGTGGAGGTGAGGCTGCTGGCCCAGGATGGGCGCTCTCGCGGGATCGACAACACGGCGCAGTACAAGGAGATCCTCCAGCGGAACGACCAACTGGTCCGGATCAAGGCGTTGGTGCGCAAGGAGATCGAGGCCAAGCTCAAGGTGACGGACAAGGAGATCAATGCGGAGATCGCCAAGGTCAAGGAGGCGAACAAGGGGATCTCCGACGCGGACGCCGCGGCACGCGCGGTCAAGTCCGTCTCCGAGACCGGGATCCGGAAGATCCAGGAAGACCTGATCGCCGCCGCGAAGAAGGAGACGGCGGCCGCGGTGGACCCGAAGGCGGTGGCCCGGATCGGCAAGGAGGAGAACGTGCCCGACAACGTCGTTCTCGCCTCCGCCGGGGACGAGAAGATCCTCTACGGCGACGTCAAGAAGATCCTCCTTGGCCTGTCTCCGGGGGGCGCCCCGCACGGACAGCCCGACCTTTCGAAAAACCCGGTGCTGGTCGGAAACATCCTTGAGCGGGAACTGACGATGCGGGCCCTTGCGGCGTACGCGAAGAAGCAGGGGGTCGACGGCTCGGAAGGGTACAAGTCGATGCGCCTGGAGATGGAGCGGTTCGTCCTCCGGAGCCTGGTGGCCGACAATGTCGCGGCGAAAAACGTCGAGGTCACGGACAAGGAGATCGAGGCGGCCTACGCGGAGCACTCCGCGACGATGGTGCGGGACGGGAAGAAGGTCCCGCTGGCCATGGTCAAGGAGCAGATCCGGGCGGCGTTGCGGAACGAAAAGGGGAAGAAGGTGATCGACGCGTACCTCGTCGAACTGAAGAAGAAGGCGAAGATCACGGTGAACGACGCCGTTCTCCCCAAGGTTTGAGCCGCCGATCCGCGGTTCGGGAGGGAAGGAGCGTCGTGCCCGCCCTGATGGAAGCACGCCTTCTGGCGTTCGCGGCGATCTTTTCCCTTGTCCCTTTGGGGGGCGGCGTTCTTGCCGCGGAGCGGGATACGCCCCCGCCCCCCCTGGCGGTCCACGGGGGGGAAGGAACCCGGTTCGCGGAGCCGGGGATGATCGCTCCCGATTTCACGGTTCTCGATGTCGAGGGGAATCCGTTCCGCCTCTCGGAGGAGGTTTCAAGGAAACCGGTCCTTCTTCTCTTCTGGTCGGTTTTCTGCGATCCGTGCCGCGCCGAAATGGCGAACCTCCAGAAGGCGCATGACAAGTACGCGGGCAGGGACCTGAGCGTCGTCGCCGTCGCGGTGGACGGGGGGGCCCTTCGGAACACCATCAGGGGATTCGCGCGGCAGGAGGGGTACACCTTCAAGGTCCTGGTCGACGAACTGGACGCGGTGGAGACGTGGAAGGTCGCCGACGCGTACGGTGTGGCGGTGACGCCGACCCTTCTGCTGCTGGAAAAAGGCGGGAAGGTGTCGCTCCGGAAGGGGGGGAAGGTCCGGGAGGACGAGATCGAGAAGGCGGTTTCATCCCTCCTGAAAAAATGAAATGAGAGGAAGGGAACCGAATCTCCGATGACGACCTCCGCCCGGTTCCTCCTGTTCGACCCCGTCGGGGATGCGTGGCCCGCCGTCCGGCTTCCTCAGGTGGCGTTCGCCGGCCGCTCCAATGTCGGGAAGTCGTCCCTCCTGAACGCCTTGGTCGGTCAATCCCGCCTTGCCCGCGTCAGCAACACCCCCGGCAGGACGCGCGGCATCGCCCTCTTCGAGGTGGACGGGAAGTTCGCCTTCGCCGACCTTCCCGGGTACGGGTTCGCGAAAGTCTCCCGTTCCGAGCGGGAAGCGTGGAAAGGGCTGGTGGAGGGATACCTCGATCGGTGCGACTCCCTGCGGCGCGTCTACGTGCTGGTGGACGCGCGGCGCGGCCCGGAAGAGGAGGAGCGGCTGTTGGCGGCGTTTCTTTCGGCGCGGGCGGTGCCGTACCGTTGGGTGGGGACGAAGGGGGACAAGCTCTCCGCGCGCGAGAAGGTGGCGGCGGCCGCCCGGTTCGACGGCGAGCCGTGGCTTGCCGGGGGAGGGCCGGTGCTGTGGACGTCCGCGCGGACAAAGGCGGGGATCGACCTGCTCTGGCGGGACGTCCGCGCCGCTTTTTCCGCTTGATTCCCGTCGGATGAAGGGGTAGACTCGCCCCGATTTAGCGTCGGTATCCACCCGCCAGACACCCTTGGAGTGTAGCGTCTCGCAAATAGCCTGACGCATCGAGAGCGTCGATGCGCCGCTCCAGAAAGGCGCGCAAGTGAAGGCGTACCGGGAGAGTACGGCGAACTTGGGCAACGAAGCTGGAGCGGATGCAGCGGCGCTCGAATGCCAGGGTATTTGCGAGACGCTGCACTACATTCCCATCGGTCCGCCCCGTTTCACGGCGGACGTGGA is a window encoding:
- the yihA gene encoding ribosome biogenesis GTP-binding protein YihA/YsxC, with protein sequence MTTSARFLLFDPVGDAWPAVRLPQVAFAGRSNVGKSSLLNALVGQSRLARVSNTPGRTRGIALFEVDGKFAFADLPGYGFAKVSRSEREAWKGLVEGYLDRCDSLRRVYVLVDARRGPEEEERLLAAFLSARAVPYRWVGTKGDKLSAREKVAAAARFDGEPWLAGGGPVLWTSARTKAGIDLLWRDVRAAFSA
- a CDS encoding TlpA family protein disulfide reductase; translated protein: MPALMEARLLAFAAIFSLVPLGGGVLAAERDTPPPPLAVHGGEGTRFAEPGMIAPDFTVLDVEGNPFRLSEEVSRKPVLLLFWSVFCDPCRAEMANLQKAHDKYAGRDLSVVAVAVDGGALRNTIRGFARQEGYTFKVLVDELDAVETWKVADAYGVAVTPTLLLLEKGGKVSLRKGGKVREDEIEKAVSSLLKK